The Streptomyces sp. 135 sequence CTTCGGCGAGAACCGCCACTCCGTGGAGCACGAGATCGACGGCGTCGTCGTCAAGCTCGACGAGATCCCGCTCCAGGGCCGTCTCGGCTCCACCTCGCGCGCGCCGCGCTGGGCGATCGCCTGGAAGTACGCGCCGGAGGAGGTCAACACCAAGCTGATCAACATCCGTGTCGGCGTCGGCCGCACCGGCCGCGTCACGCCGTACGCCCAGGTGGAGCCCGTCACCGTCGCCGGTTCCGAGGTCGAGTTCGCGACCCTGCACAACCAGGACGTCGTGAAGAAGAAGGGCGTCCTGATCGGCGACACCGTCGTGATCCGCAAGGCCGGCGACGTCATCCCGGAGATCCTCGGCCCCGTCGTGGACCTGCGGGACGGCACCGAGCGGGAGTTCGTGATGCCCGCCGAGTGCCCCGAGTGCGGCACGGCGCTGCGGCCCATGAAGGAGGGCGACATCGACCTCCGCTGTCCCAACGCCCAGACGTGCCCCGCCCAGTTGCGTGAACGCCTCTTCTATCTGGCGGGCCGCAAGTCCCTGGACATCGAGAACTTCGGATACGTCGCCGCGGCCGCGCTGACCAGGCCCCTGGAGCCCGCCGAGCCGCCCATCCTCGACGAGGGCGACATCTTCGACCTCAAGGTCGAGGAGCTGCTCCCCATCAAGTCCTACGTCCTCGACCAGGACTCCGGCCTGCCCAAGCGCGACCCCAAGACCGGCGAGGAGAAGGTGGTCACCTTCTTCGCCAACCAGAAGGGCGAGGCGAAGAAGAACACCCTCGCCATGCTGGAGAACATCGCGGCGGCCAAGGAGCGCCCCCTCGCCCGCGTCCTGACCGGCCTCTCGATCCGGCACGTCGGCCCGGTGGCCGCCGAGGCGCTGGCCCGCGAGTTCCGCTCCATCGACCGCATCGAACAGGCCACCGAGGAAGAGCTGGCCACGACGGAGGGAGTGGGCCCGGTCATCGCGGCCTCCCTCAAACAGTGGTTCGCCGAGGAGTGGCACCGCGAGATCCTCCGCAAGTGGCGGGCGGCCGGGGTGCGCATGGAGGAGGAGTCGAGCGGCGAGGACGAGGGCCCCCGCCCCCTGGAGGGCCTCACCGTCGTCGTGACCGGAACGCTCGAGCACTACACCCGGGATGGCGCGAAAGAGGCGCTCCAGACCCGGGGCGCGAAGGTGACCGGTTCCGTTTCGAAGAAGACGTCGTTCGTGGTCGTCGGGGACAACCCCGGTTCCAAGTACGACAAGGCGATGCAGGTGAAGGTTCCGGTTCTCAACGAGGAAGGCTTCGTTGTGCTGCTGGAACAGGGACCGGACGCGGCGCGGGAAGTCGCGCTTCCGACCGAGGAGTAGCGGTTGAAGGCCACCCGTTCAGCGCATACCAGATGCATACGGGTGGCCGGGTCGCATTCGGGCAACCGTAGTCGACCGCTGCCCGTGGAAGCCTTCTGCGGCCTACTGTTGAGGTGTGCGCCTGCCGTGCCCCGCTGCGAACGGGGTATCTCCTGCTCAACAAGAGCTTGGAAGGGAGCATCCCCTGCTCGACACGGGCTCGGGAGCAGAGCAGCCCCTTGCTCGTCGAGAGCGAGGGGACGGATTTGTGGACGCGGCCGAATCCGGGCCGAGTCCGTATGGCGTGGGCACCGCCGGCTGTGAGAGGGACGGGAATGGAACCGACCGAGAGCGCCGCCCCGGACTCACCGCTGCGCGCGCGCCGGTGGCACACGCCGGGCACCTGGCTGCGCGGACGCCGGACAGCACAGGACACCGATTCCGCCACCCCGAGCGGGTCTTCGACCGGGGCGCTGAGCACGGCCATCGAACCCCGTGAGCGGGCCTGGACGGCCCCCACCACAGGTCGCGGCACGGAGAGCGCCGTGGCCCTGGCGGGCGGCCCCACCGAGCCGGACCCGCGCGACGCCTGGCCGCTGCTGCCCGTCGTGGTCGTCACGGCGGCCGCGGTCCTGCTGGGCACCGGCTTCTTCCAGGCCTTCACGGGCCGGCACACGCTGTTCCCCTCCGGCGCCGCCGGCTGGTCCTTCGCCGTGCTCACCGGCCTCATCGTCGGCCACCTCGTCGCCCTCGGCCGGGACCGATGGTGGGGCGGCACGGGCTCCGGCGGGGCGCTCACCGTCGCCGTCCTGCTGCTGTACGGCTGGGTGCCGGCCGGCATGGTCAGCCTCACCGTCGTCGTCCTGGTCGGCGCCGCGCGCAGACACCGCTGGCGCCAGGGCGTGCTGCACGGCGCGGTCGACATCCTCGGCATCGGCGCGGGCGCGCTCACCATGGCCGCGTTCGGCACCTCACCGACCGCCGAGTCGCCCTGGCTGCCCGAGACCTGGGACCTGTACACCGCCCCCGAGGTGGCCCTGGTCGCCGTCGCCTACCTCGTCGTCACGCGCGTACTGCTCTGGTACGTCCACGCGCCGCGCACCGGCGCCCTGCCCACCGTCACCCGAACGGCCCTGGTGCGCCAGGGCCTCCTCGGCATCGCGCTGCTCGGCATCGCCCCGCTGATCTGTGTGGTGGCGATCTCCCTGCCGATCCTGCTGCCGCTCTTCGCGATCCCCCTGGTCGCGCTCGACTCCACCCTGTGGATCGCCCGCGCCCGCGCGGAGGAGCAGCTGAGGGACCCGCTCACCGGACTGCCCAACCGCCAGTGGCTGTTGGAGCGGACCTGGACGGCCCTCGACGACGCCGAGCGGATCGGGGCGCGCTCCGCCCTGATGCTGATCGACATGGACCGTTTCCGCTCGGTGAACGACACCCTCGGGCACCTCGCCGGTGACCGGCTGCTGTTGCAGATAGCGGACCGGCTGCGGCTCGCGCTGCCGCGCGGCGCGGAGGCGGCCCGGCTCGGCGGCGACGAGTTCGCCGTACTGCTCCCCATCGCCGACTCCACGACCTCCGCCACGCGCGTGGCCCGCCAACTGGTCGCGGCCCTCGGCTCGCCGCTCGACCTCGACGGCCTCACCCTGGTCCTGGAGGCCAGCGCGGGCCTCGCCGTCTTCCCCGACCACGCGCTCGACGCCGAGGGGCTGCTGCGGCGGGCGGACGTGGCGATGTACCAGGCGAAGCGGGACCGCACGGGCGTCGAGGTGTACGAGTCCAAGCGGGACTCCAACACCCCAGACCGTCTGGGCCTGTTGGGCGACCTGCGGCGGGCGCTGGACGCGGGCGACGTCGAACTGCACTACCAGCCCAAGGTCCGCTTCGACGGCAAGGTGGCCGGCCTCGAAGCGCTGGTGCGCTGGGTGCACCCCGAGCGCGGGAAGGTCCCGCCGGACGAGTTCATCGCCATCGCCGAGTCGTCCGGGCTGATGCCGCACCTGACGGAGTACGTCCTGGAGTCGGCCCTCGGTCAGGTGGCCAAGTGGCAGGCCCAGGGCCTGAAGGTCCCCGTCGCCGTGAACGTCTCGCCGCGCGACGTCCACACACCCGGTTTCGCGGGCTCGGTCGCGGCGCGGCTCGCCCGGCACGGGGTCCCCGCGGGAGCGCTGCAACTGGAGATAACGGAACACGTGCTCCTGGAGGACCCGCAACGCGCCGCCGACACCCTCGCCGGGCTCACCGGCCACGGCGTCAAGATGTCCTTGGACGACTTCGGCACGGGCTACTCCTCACTCGTCCACCTGCGGCGGCTGCCCGTCAGCGAGCTGAAGATCGACCGCTCCTTCGTGGCGCGGCTCGCCGTGGACAACGAGGACGCGGAGATCGTCCGCTGCACGGTGGACCTCGCGCACTCCCTCGGTCTGCTCGTCGTCGCCGAGGGCGTCGAGGACGACGAGACCTGGGAGCGGCTGCGCGACCTCGGCTGCGACGCGGTGCAGGGCTGGCTGGTCGCCGCGGCGATGCCGCCGGAGGAGACCACCGCGTGGCTGCGGGCGCGCGGCTCCCGCGGCTGGCGCCGGCCCGCGGACGTGGCGGCGGAAGCGGCGGCGGCGCTCGCCGAGGGCTCCGACGTGGGACAGTCCCAGTCCTCGGACCACGTGGTGAACTGACCGCCCGCCTTCGGCCCTCCCGATGCGGAGGGCCGAGGGCCGCCGGGCCCCCGCGGGGAAACCGTTTAACGGGCACACCACCCGGCCCCATAGGATTGGGGTCACAACCCGCACACTCACCCCTGAGGATCGCCGCATGCCTGGCATCACGCGCGAGGAGGTCGCCCACCTCGCCCGCCTTGCACGTCTGGAGCTGAAGGCCGAGGAGCTCGACCACTTCGCCGGACAGCTCGACGACATCATCGGCGCGGTCGCCCGCGTCTCGGAGGTCGCCGACCAAGACGTACCGCCGACCTCGCACCCGCTGCCGCTGACGAACGTCATGCGCGCGGACGAGGTCCGTCCGTCGCTCACCCCCGAGCAGGCGCTCTCTGGCGCCCCGGCCCAGGAGCAGCAGCGTTTCAAGGTGCCGCAGATCCTGGGGGAGGACTAAAGAACATGACGGACATCATCAAGCTCACCGCCGCCGAGATCGCGTCGAAGATCGCCTCCGGCGAGCTCACGGCCGTCGAGGTCACCGAGGCCCACCTGGCCCGCATCGACGCCGTCGACGAGAAGGTGCACGCCTTCCTCTACGTCGACCGCGAGGGCGCCCTCGCGCAGGCCCGCGCCGTCGACGAGAAGCGCGCCAGGGGCGAGAAGCTCGGCCCGCTGGCCGGCGTCCCCGTCGCGCTCAAAGACATCTTCACCACCGAGGGCGTTCCGACCACGGTCGGCTCCAAGATCCTCGAGGGCTGGATCCCGCCGTACGACGCGACGGTCACCAAGAAGCTGAAGGCGGCCGACGTCGTCCTGCTCGGCAAGACCAACATGGACGAGTTCGCCATGGGGTCCTCCACCGAGAACAGCGCCTTCGGCCCGACCGGCAACCCCTGGGACCTCACCCGCATCCCCGGCGGCTCCGGCGGCGGTTCCGCCGCCGCCCTCGCCGCCTACGAGGCCCCCCTCACCCTCGGCACGGACACCGGCGGCTCCATCCGCCAGCCCGCGGCCGTCACCGGCACGGTCGGCGTCAAGCCCACCTACGGCGGCGTCTCCCGCTACGGCATGGTGGCCTTCTCCAGCTCCCTGGACCAGGGCGGCCCCTGCGCCCGCACCGTCCTGGACGCCGCTCTGCTGCACGAGGCCATCGCCGGGCACGACGAGCTGGACTCGACGTCCATCGACGCCCCGGTCCCGCCGGTCGTCGAGGCCGCGCGCAACGGCTCCGTACAGGGCATGCGCGTCGGTGTCGTGAAGCAGTTCTCGGGCGAGGGCTACCAGGCCGGTGTCGTCCAGCGCTTCAACGAGTCGGTGGAGCTGCTCAAGTCCCTCGGCGCGACCGTCGTCGAGCTGGACTGCCCCTCCTTCGACCTGGCCCTGTCGGCGTACTACCTGATCGCGCCCTCCGAGTGCTCCTCGAACCTCGCCCGGTTCGACGCCATGCGCTACGGCCTGCGCGTCGGCGACGACGGCACGAGGTCCGCCGAGGACGTCACCGCGCTCACCCGCGAGGCCGGCTTCGGCGACGAGGTCAAGCGCCGCATCATCCTCGGCACGTACGCGCTCAGCTCCGGCTACTACGACGCGTACTACGGCAGCGCCCAGAAGGTCCGCACGCTCATCACGCAGGAATTCGAGAAGGCCTTCGAACAGGTCGACGTGATCGTCTCCCCGACGACGCCGACCACCGCCTTCCCGATCGGCGAGCGCGCCGACGACCCGATGGCGATGTACCTGGCCGACCTGTGCACCATCCCGACCAACCTGGCGGGCAACTCCGCCATGTCGCTGCCCTGCGGCCTCGCGCCGGAGGACGGCCTGCCCGTCGGACTGCAGATCATCGCCCCCGCCATGAAGGACGACCGCCTGTACAAGGTGGGAGCCGCCGTCGAGGCCGCCTTCGTGGAAAAGTGGGGGCACCCGCTGCTGGAGGAGGCACCGTCGCTGTGAGCGCTCTGAACAAGGCCAAGGGCTTCAAGAAGTCCAAGACCGGTACGTATCTGTCGATCGGCACCACCGCGTTCGGCGCGGTCTCCGTGCTCAAGCAGGCCAAGCTGGCCCGCCGCGAACACGACACGCTCCGCCTCGTGGACGCCGTCGTCTCCGCTGCCGCCATCGCCACCGGCGTCGCGCTGCTCCTGCGGGAGCTCAAGCGCCTCGGCGACGACGACGTCCTGCTGGGCTGAGAGGGAAAGTTTCACCGTGACTGTCACTACCGACCTGGTGTCGTACGAGGAAGCCCTCGCGACGTACGACCCCGTCATGGGCCTTGAGGTCCATGTCGAGCTGGGCACCAAGACCAAGATGTTCTGCGGCTGCTCGACGACGCTCAAGCAGGGGGCGAACAGCCAGACCTGCCCGACCTGCCTCGGCCTGCCCGGCGCGCTGCCGGTCGTGAACGAGATCGGCGTCGAGTCCGCCATCAAGATCGGCCTCGCGCTGCACTGCGAGATCGCCGAGTGGTGCCGCTTCGCCCGGAAGAACTACTTCTATCCGGACATGCCGAAGAACTTCCAGACCTCCCAGTACGACGAGCCGATCGCCTTCAACGGCTATCTGGACGTCCAGCTGGAGGACGGCGAGGTCTTCCGCGTGGAGATCGAGCGCGCCCACATGGAGGAGGACACCGGCAAGTCCACCCACGTGGGCGGCGCGACGGGCCGCATCCACGGCGCCTCGCACTCGCTCCTGGACTACAACCGCGCCGGCATCCCGCTGATCGAGATCGTCACCAAGCCGATCGAGGGCGCGGGCGAGCGGGCCCCCGAGGTCGCCAAGGCGTACGTCGCCGAGCTGCGCGAGCTGATCAAGGCGCTCGACGTCTCCGAGGCCCGCATGGACAAGGGCCAGATGCGCTGCGACGTCAACCTCTCGCTGCGCCCCAAGGGGCAGCAGGAGTTCGGCACCCGCAGCGAGACGAAGAACGTCAACTCGCTGCGCTCCGTGGAGCGCGCGGCCCGCTACGAGATCCAGCGCCACGCCGCGGTGCTCTCCTCGGGCGGCACGATCCTCCAGGAGACCCGTCACTTCCACGAGGACGACGGCTCCACGACCTCCGGCCGCATCAAGGACAACGCCGAGGACTACCGGTACTTCCCGGAGCCCGACCTCGTCCCCGTCGCCCCGTCCCGTGAGTGGGTCGAGGAGCTGCGCGCCGGCCTCCCGGAGCTGCCGCGGCTGCGCCGCAACCGCCTCCGCGAGGAGTGGGGCATCTCCGAGCACGACATGCAGTCGATCCTCAACGCCGACGCGATCGGCCCGATCGTCGCCACCATCAACGCGGGCGCGGACGCCGCGTCGGCCCGCAAGTGGTGGATGGGCGAGCTGGCCCGGCACGCCAACGAGCAGGGCGTGGACCTCGGCTCGCTGCCGATCACGCCGGAGCACGTCGCCCGCGTCACCGAGCTGGTCGCCGCCGGTGACCTGAACGACAAGCTGGCCCGTCAGGTCATCGAGGCCGTCCTGAAGGGCGAGGGCACCCCGGACGAGGTCGTCGAGAAGCGCGGCCTGAAGGTCGTCTCGGACGAGGGCGCGCTCACCGCCGCCGTCGACGAGGCCATCGCCGGCAACCCGGGCGTCGCGGACAAGATCCGCGGCGGCAAGGTCGCCGCGGCCGGCGCGCT is a genomic window containing:
- the ligA gene encoding NAD-dependent DNA ligase LigA, with translation MAVEQQGSVPAEARDQHAQLAEQIEEHRFRYYVKDQPVVSDAEFDKLLRTLEALEEEHPELRTPDSPTQKVSGSYETEFTAVEHRERMLSLDNAFDDAELAAWADRVAKDVGSPGYHFLCELKVDGLAVNLTYEHGRLTRAATRGDGRTGEDITPNVRTIADIPQRLKGERVPALVEIRGEVFFPMEKFEELNARLVEAGDKPFANPRNAAAGSLRQKDPRVTATRPLHMVVHGIGAREGFDTDCLSHAYDLLREWGLPTAKHNKVVDDIEGVRDFIAYFGENRHSVEHEIDGVVVKLDEIPLQGRLGSTSRAPRWAIAWKYAPEEVNTKLINIRVGVGRTGRVTPYAQVEPVTVAGSEVEFATLHNQDVVKKKGVLIGDTVVIRKAGDVIPEILGPVVDLRDGTEREFVMPAECPECGTALRPMKEGDIDLRCPNAQTCPAQLRERLFYLAGRKSLDIENFGYVAAAALTRPLEPAEPPILDEGDIFDLKVEELLPIKSYVLDQDSGLPKRDPKTGEEKVVTFFANQKGEAKKNTLAMLENIAAAKERPLARVLTGLSIRHVGPVAAEALAREFRSIDRIEQATEEELATTEGVGPVIAASLKQWFAEEWHREILRKWRAAGVRMEEESSGEDEGPRPLEGLTVVVTGTLEHYTRDGAKEALQTRGAKVTGSVSKKTSFVVVGDNPGSKYDKAMQVKVPVLNEEGFVVLLEQGPDAAREVALPTEE
- a CDS encoding EAL domain-containing protein; amino-acid sequence: MEPTESAAPDSPLRARRWHTPGTWLRGRRTAQDTDSATPSGSSTGALSTAIEPRERAWTAPTTGRGTESAVALAGGPTEPDPRDAWPLLPVVVVTAAAVLLGTGFFQAFTGRHTLFPSGAAGWSFAVLTGLIVGHLVALGRDRWWGGTGSGGALTVAVLLLYGWVPAGMVSLTVVVLVGAARRHRWRQGVLHGAVDILGIGAGALTMAAFGTSPTAESPWLPETWDLYTAPEVALVAVAYLVVTRVLLWYVHAPRTGALPTVTRTALVRQGLLGIALLGIAPLICVVAISLPILLPLFAIPLVALDSTLWIARARAEEQLRDPLTGLPNRQWLLERTWTALDDAERIGARSALMLIDMDRFRSVNDTLGHLAGDRLLLQIADRLRLALPRGAEAARLGGDEFAVLLPIADSTTSATRVARQLVAALGSPLDLDGLTLVLEASAGLAVFPDHALDAEGLLRRADVAMYQAKRDRTGVEVYESKRDSNTPDRLGLLGDLRRALDAGDVELHYQPKVRFDGKVAGLEALVRWVHPERGKVPPDEFIAIAESSGLMPHLTEYVLESALGQVAKWQAQGLKVPVAVNVSPRDVHTPGFAGSVAARLARHGVPAGALQLEITEHVLLEDPQRAADTLAGLTGHGVKMSLDDFGTGYSSLVHLRRLPVSELKIDRSFVARLAVDNEDAEIVRCTVDLAHSLGLLVVAEGVEDDETWERLRDLGCDAVQGWLVAAAMPPEETTAWLRARGSRGWRRPADVAAEAAAALAEGSDVGQSQSSDHVVN
- the gatC gene encoding Asp-tRNA(Asn)/Glu-tRNA(Gln) amidotransferase subunit GatC, producing the protein MPGITREEVAHLARLARLELKAEELDHFAGQLDDIIGAVARVSEVADQDVPPTSHPLPLTNVMRADEVRPSLTPEQALSGAPAQEQQRFKVPQILGED
- the gatA gene encoding Asp-tRNA(Asn)/Glu-tRNA(Gln) amidotransferase subunit GatA, whose product is MTDIIKLTAAEIASKIASGELTAVEVTEAHLARIDAVDEKVHAFLYVDREGALAQARAVDEKRARGEKLGPLAGVPVALKDIFTTEGVPTTVGSKILEGWIPPYDATVTKKLKAADVVLLGKTNMDEFAMGSSTENSAFGPTGNPWDLTRIPGGSGGGSAAALAAYEAPLTLGTDTGGSIRQPAAVTGTVGVKPTYGGVSRYGMVAFSSSLDQGGPCARTVLDAALLHEAIAGHDELDSTSIDAPVPPVVEAARNGSVQGMRVGVVKQFSGEGYQAGVVQRFNESVELLKSLGATVVELDCPSFDLALSAYYLIAPSECSSNLARFDAMRYGLRVGDDGTRSAEDVTALTREAGFGDEVKRRIILGTYALSSGYYDAYYGSAQKVRTLITQEFEKAFEQVDVIVSPTTPTTAFPIGERADDPMAMYLADLCTIPTNLAGNSAMSLPCGLAPEDGLPVGLQIIAPAMKDDRLYKVGAAVEAAFVEKWGHPLLEEAPSL
- the gatB gene encoding Asp-tRNA(Asn)/Glu-tRNA(Gln) amidotransferase subunit GatB gives rise to the protein MTVTTDLVSYEEALATYDPVMGLEVHVELGTKTKMFCGCSTTLKQGANSQTCPTCLGLPGALPVVNEIGVESAIKIGLALHCEIAEWCRFARKNYFYPDMPKNFQTSQYDEPIAFNGYLDVQLEDGEVFRVEIERAHMEEDTGKSTHVGGATGRIHGASHSLLDYNRAGIPLIEIVTKPIEGAGERAPEVAKAYVAELRELIKALDVSEARMDKGQMRCDVNLSLRPKGQQEFGTRSETKNVNSLRSVERAARYEIQRHAAVLSSGGTILQETRHFHEDDGSTTSGRIKDNAEDYRYFPEPDLVPVAPSREWVEELRAGLPELPRLRRNRLREEWGISEHDMQSILNADAIGPIVATINAGADAASARKWWMGELARHANEQGVDLGSLPITPEHVARVTELVAAGDLNDKLARQVIEAVLKGEGTPDEVVEKRGLKVVSDEGALTAAVDEAIAGNPGVADKIRGGKVAAAGALVGAVMKATRGQADAARVKELILEKLGVSEG